The Mesorhizobium sp. NBSH29 genome has a segment encoding these proteins:
- a CDS encoding Gfo/Idh/MocA family protein has translation MGWGLVGTGMIARHFTEDLRSVAGAHLAAVTSRSFDKAAAFGAAFDARAHADLDAMLRAPEVDAVYIATPNDTHFSTALAALSAGKGVVVEKPLAMSRTEAEQLASFATEQKLFLMEGMWTRFLPAMDFVREALRSGAIGKVRRIDGELAFRHLYDPGNRFFDAAQGGGALLDLGVYLISLSLALMGRAETVNGRWRAAPSGVDMAADIEMTFGTAQARLHCALDYEGANLFVIEGTHGSLVLQAPFIAARQVTKTLAMAGRGLARMPGGPTARRAMAKLSRLAPSVPGLRHQLFDFSGYGLQFEIAAATQALAQGHTQHPLMPMADTVETLRIIETIRSQGPAA, from the coding sequence GTGGGCTGGGGCCTTGTCGGAACCGGAATGATCGCAAGACATTTTACCGAAGATCTGCGCTCTGTCGCGGGAGCGCATCTGGCCGCAGTGACCTCGCGCTCCTTTGACAAGGCGGCCGCTTTCGGTGCCGCTTTCGATGCTCGAGCCCATGCCGACCTCGATGCCATGCTGCGCGCGCCAGAAGTCGATGCGGTCTATATCGCAACGCCCAATGATACCCATTTTTCCACAGCATTGGCCGCGCTGTCGGCGGGAAAAGGGGTTGTCGTGGAAAAGCCCTTGGCCATGAGCCGCACCGAGGCAGAGCAACTGGCCAGCTTCGCCACCGAGCAGAAGCTTTTCCTCATGGAGGGCATGTGGACGCGGTTCCTGCCCGCCATGGACTTTGTCCGGGAAGCGCTTCGATCAGGGGCCATAGGCAAGGTCCGGCGGATCGACGGCGAACTGGCGTTTCGGCACCTCTATGATCCCGGAAACCGTTTTTTCGATGCAGCCCAGGGCGGGGGCGCCTTGCTCGATCTGGGTGTGTACCTCATCTCCCTGTCACTGGCGCTAATGGGCCGAGCCGAAACGGTGAATGGGCGATGGCGCGCCGCGCCCAGCGGCGTCGATATGGCGGCCGACATCGAAATGACCTTCGGCACGGCGCAGGCGCGCCTCCATTGTGCGCTAGACTATGAGGGCGCGAACCTGTTCGTGATCGAAGGCACGCATGGCAGCCTGGTCCTCCAAGCCCCGTTCATCGCGGCCCGCCAGGTCACGAAGACGTTGGCAATGGCCGGCCGCGGACTTGCCCGCATGCCCGGTGGACCTACCGCCAGACGGGCCATGGCAAAGCTTTCCCGCCTGGCGCCCTCAGTCCCCGGCTTGCGGCACCAGCTTTTTGATTTTTCCGGCTATGGGCTTCAGTTCGAGATCGCTGCGGCCACGCAGGCGCTGGCGCAAGGCCACACACAGCATCCGCTGATGCCGATGGCCGATACCGTTGAAACGCTGCGGATCATTGAGACCATCCGCAGCCAGGGACCGGCCGCCTAG
- a CDS encoding Gfo/Idh/MocA family protein: MAKIAFIGTGFVADYYMTTLANHPELDLVGAWDQDGSRLRKFCDFYSVRERGSLEEVLSDNVDIIVNLTTPESHFPINRRALEAGKHVYCEKPLAMTVEDAETLVSLAEEKGLSVCGAPANALSDAFHLAREQMEMGRIGRPRLVYAEMEDGPVFRANWSEWHSRSGAPWPGLHEFEVGCSLEHAGYALSWLIGLFGPVERVSAFSALTFPDKGPGTEHLQMAPDFSVGCLTFRSGVVARLTCGLAAPRDRSMTILGETGTLVIRDLWDNRSPLNLAANDERTLAQKVASKIENRLGRALPFRLHGGKRVAYARQTRAAALPSYPSQIDFARGIKAQAEAIATGTKPFFSGRTALHLTEVALALHAGLRDHEVRNTFDTMP, translated from the coding sequence ATGGCGAAAATTGCGTTCATTGGCACCGGCTTTGTCGCCGATTACTACATGACGACGTTGGCCAACCATCCAGAACTCGATCTGGTTGGCGCTTGGGATCAGGACGGGAGCCGGCTGCGGAAATTCTGCGACTTCTACAGTGTGCGCGAACGCGGCAGCCTTGAGGAGGTGCTGTCTGACAATGTGGACATCATCGTCAACCTGACCACACCGGAAAGCCATTTTCCGATCAATCGGCGCGCTCTGGAGGCGGGAAAGCACGTCTATTGCGAGAAGCCATTGGCCATGACGGTCGAGGATGCCGAGACGCTGGTTTCGCTCGCAGAGGAAAAGGGCCTTTCCGTCTGCGGAGCACCGGCAAACGCGCTCAGCGACGCCTTCCATCTGGCCCGTGAGCAGATGGAGATGGGGCGCATCGGGCGGCCCCGGCTGGTCTATGCGGAAATGGAAGACGGCCCAGTCTTCCGGGCCAACTGGTCCGAGTGGCACAGCCGGTCGGGGGCGCCTTGGCCAGGTCTTCACGAATTCGAAGTCGGTTGCAGCCTAGAGCACGCGGGCTATGCCCTGAGCTGGCTCATTGGCCTGTTCGGTCCGGTCGAGCGGGTTTCGGCATTCTCAGCGCTGACATTTCCGGACAAGGGGCCCGGTACCGAGCATTTGCAGATGGCGCCGGACTTTTCGGTCGGCTGCCTCACCTTTCGCTCCGGCGTTGTGGCACGGCTGACCTGCGGGCTCGCGGCCCCGCGTGACCGCTCCATGACTATACTCGGTGAAACGGGAACCCTGGTGATACGGGACCTGTGGGATAACCGCTCACCTCTCAATCTCGCCGCCAATGACGAACGAACCTTGGCACAGAAGGTTGCGAGCAAGATCGAGAACCGACTCGGTCGCGCACTGCCATTTCGTCTGCACGGCGGAAAGCGGGTGGCTTATGCGCGCCAGACGCGCGCCGCAGCGCTCCCATCCTATCCTTCGCAAATCGATTTCGCGCGCGGCATAAAGGCTCAGGCGGAGGCCATCGCGACCGGCACGAAGCCTTTCTTTTCCGGGCGCACCGCGCTTCACCTGACGGAAGTAGCGCTCGCCCTCCATGCCGGGTTGCGCGATCATGAGGTCCGGAACACTTTCGACACCATGCCGTAA
- a CDS encoding NAD-dependent epimerase/dehydratase family protein, with protein sequence MIDIAPQKNRREQYCLISITALCRKYNQYTKQSHLLALALLQGLCAMICRVNEELMSRNETDANALAGNMSQNAPARILVTGGAGFIGSHLVDAVLSWFPSTQVTVLDALTYAANPGNLREARASGRMRLVHGSVEDRETLQPLIHPDMLILHLAAETHVPRSFADPALFDRVNRGGTRILLEAAIAGKAQRVVHFSTDEVYGSRLFPADETAPLAPTSPYARSKAEAECEVEAARARGLDLTVLRPSNVVGPRQHREKLVPRFIVLAKAGKPFPLEGDGRQQRTFLAVSDLARAVKVILDRGPKNATYNVAGSQTLSVMEVACLIAAVLDRRCQFVHVGDRPNNDRAYMLDGTRLAALGFQPGKQLHEAVQEIVAGELTGHSPRPLLPLDASLPAWSSPRPEAVMRDGTRAEAWRRP encoded by the coding sequence TTGATCGACATCGCCCCCCAAAAAAACCGACGTGAACAATACTGTTTGATAAGCATTACAGCTTTATGTCGCAAATACAACCAGTACACGAAGCAATCCCACCTCTTGGCATTGGCCTTGCTTCAAGGATTGTGTGCAATGATTTGTCGGGTGAACGAGGAACTCATGTCCCGCAACGAAACAGATGCCAATGCTTTGGCGGGCAACATGTCCCAAAACGCTCCAGCCCGCATTCTTGTTACGGGCGGTGCCGGGTTCATCGGCTCACATCTGGTGGACGCCGTGCTTTCCTGGTTTCCATCCACACAAGTCACAGTGTTGGACGCACTCACCTATGCGGCGAATCCGGGCAATCTGCGCGAGGCCCGCGCAAGCGGGCGGATGCGGCTCGTTCACGGATCGGTGGAGGACCGCGAGACGCTCCAGCCTCTGATTCACCCAGACATGCTGATCTTGCACCTGGCCGCGGAGACCCATGTGCCGCGCTCCTTCGCCGATCCTGCCCTGTTCGACCGGGTGAACCGGGGCGGCACGCGCATCTTACTGGAGGCGGCCATCGCCGGGAAGGCGCAGCGTGTTGTCCATTTCAGCACCGACGAAGTCTATGGCAGCCGGCTGTTTCCCGCCGACGAAACCGCCCCCCTCGCTCCCACCAGCCCCTATGCCAGATCAAAGGCGGAGGCTGAATGTGAAGTCGAGGCAGCAAGGGCGCGCGGGCTCGACTTGACCGTTCTGCGCCCCAGCAATGTCGTGGGGCCGCGCCAACATCGCGAGAAGCTGGTGCCGCGCTTCATCGTGCTCGCCAAGGCCGGAAAACCTTTCCCTCTGGAGGGCGACGGCCGCCAGCAGCGAACCTTCCTTGCCGTCTCGGATCTTGCCAGAGCGGTCAAGGTGATCCTGGACAGGGGTCCGAAGAACGCGACCTACAATGTGGCCGGCTCCCAGACCCTCAGCGTCATGGAGGTGGCCTGCCTCATTGCCGCGGTGCTGGACCGCCGCTGCCAGTTCGTTCACGTCGGCGACCGGCCAAACAATGACCGCGCCTACATGCTTGATGGCACGCGCCTGGCTGCGCTCGGTTTCCAGCCCGGCAAGCAACTGCATGAGGCGGTGCAGGAGATCGTCGCGGGCGAGTTGACAGGGCATTCGCCACGCCCGCTCCTGCCCCTGGACGCATCCCTCCCGGCTTGGTCCTCACCGCGCCCTGAGGCGGTGATGCGCGACGGCACACGGGCGGAAGCATGGAGACGACCATGA
- a CDS encoding glycoside hydrolase family 9 protein, whose amino-acid sequence MSDVYVYGTDEGETLYGTNQKDTIYGYRGNDIIYGGDQDDIIYGGDGDDLIYASWGANTIDGGHGTDRLVVEGLRADHDIFVEGNTIMIGGPGKWNIVSNVEWILFSPPGQSTEHFNVNAYLVAHYNYQWDNFVTATEGEDWVAGSDGDDRLQGDGGEDVFYGGRGNDAYFGGGYIDQVHFDGVITDYVIKEHGDGSVTFEHAVFGTDTLHDIEGLLFLGNQQWISVADAVKNYAISEHINVIFASDTYLMNDGTSGDDRFEGNDNDNHFRGWGGDDVYYGKGGYDQVNYDGAAADYQIFENTDGSVVVASAATGTDTLYGIEGAWFSGEAKWYSISDLVATYGSNPDVNVVYASTTQLMNDGTSGDDRFEGNDNENHFRGWGGDDVYYGRGGYDQVDYDGSPWDYDISVGADGSVIIAGATTGTDKLYGIEGTWFNGEAKWYSIQELVDTYGGGGTNPELSPFDAADYGQALNLSMKFYYAQYSGDLPTDHPISWRGDSGLTDGQDVGRDLTGGWYDAGDHVKFGLPMAWSATVLAWGALDNGSAYQQAGASADIINHLEWVSDYFLRAYDDKGTATLADDVFYAQVGDPYADHAYWGSPEDMTMARPSYAVTALNPGTEVTAETAAAMAAISMVMREAGNIAYADLLLGQAEKLFAFSETYQGSYNDSVPNIGEFYRSYSGYNDELAWAASWLHKATGDASYLSKAESLYWGQTDAFSSWENKWMGTAVLLAEQAGNATYFLDIAEHLDWAQNLQHTPGTSTNDGLIWDGDWGSNRYAANTAFLAVQHAQTLMANGAVPGDAQVKELFAFAADQIDYTLGDNPNGQSYLVGFGADYPLNPHHRAASGMDGWAEYESAMQNEHVLHGALVGGPDVNGNWSDDRTDHIFTEVATDYNAAYSGVLAALIDYDMLV is encoded by the coding sequence GTGTCAGATGTATATGTCTACGGTACTGACGAGGGCGAGACCTTATACGGAACAAACCAGAAAGATACGATCTATGGATATCGTGGCAACGATATCATCTACGGCGGAGATCAAGACGATATCATATATGGCGGGGATGGCGATGATCTGATTTATGCAAGCTGGGGGGCCAACACAATTGACGGTGGCCATGGCACCGACCGCCTCGTTGTCGAAGGGTTGCGTGCTGATCACGATATCTTCGTGGAGGGCAACACGATTATGATCGGCGGACCAGGCAAGTGGAACATCGTCAGCAATGTTGAATGGATTTTGTTCTCGCCCCCTGGGCAGTCGACGGAGCATTTCAACGTCAACGCCTACTTGGTGGCGCACTACAATTATCAATGGGATAATTTCGTTACGGCAACCGAGGGCGAGGACTGGGTGGCCGGGAGCGATGGAGACGACCGTCTTCAGGGCGATGGCGGTGAGGACGTTTTTTACGGCGGCCGCGGCAATGACGCCTATTTCGGGGGCGGGTATATAGATCAGGTCCATTTCGATGGTGTCATCACCGACTATGTGATCAAGGAGCATGGCGACGGCTCCGTGACCTTCGAGCATGCTGTCTTTGGGACCGACACGCTGCACGACATTGAAGGGCTTCTGTTTCTTGGGAACCAGCAATGGATCTCCGTTGCTGACGCGGTGAAGAATTACGCCATCAGTGAGCACATCAACGTCATTTTCGCCAGCGACACATATCTCATGAATGATGGTACTTCAGGCGATGATCGCTTTGAAGGCAATGACAATGATAACCACTTCCGTGGCTGGGGCGGTGATGATGTCTATTACGGTAAGGGCGGGTACGATCAGGTGAATTACGACGGCGCGGCCGCAGATTACCAGATCTTCGAAAATACCGATGGATCAGTCGTTGTCGCCAGCGCTGCAACGGGCACGGATACGCTGTACGGAATCGAGGGCGCCTGGTTCAGCGGAGAAGCTAAATGGTACTCCATTTCGGATCTGGTGGCGACCTACGGGAGCAACCCCGACGTCAATGTGGTTTACGCCAGCACAACGCAACTCATGAACGACGGAACTTCCGGCGACGACCGCTTTGAAGGCAATGACAATGAAAACCATTTCCGCGGCTGGGGTGGTGACGATGTCTATTACGGCCGGGGCGGGTACGATCAGGTGGACTATGATGGCTCTCCCTGGGATTATGACATATCCGTGGGTGCGGATGGTTCTGTCATCATCGCCGGCGCTACAACCGGTACGGATAAGCTGTATGGCATCGAAGGCACCTGGTTTAACGGAGAAGCCAAATGGTATTCAATTCAGGAGCTCGTCGATACCTATGGCGGCGGAGGGACTAATCCTGAACTGTCGCCTTTCGATGCCGCCGATTATGGCCAGGCGCTCAACCTGTCGATGAAGTTTTATTACGCGCAGTATTCTGGCGATCTTCCAACGGACCACCCAATTTCCTGGCGTGGAGATTCCGGGCTCACTGACGGGCAGGATGTCGGCCGCGACCTGACCGGCGGGTGGTACGACGCCGGTGACCACGTTAAGTTCGGTCTGCCCATGGCCTGGTCTGCAACCGTTCTCGCTTGGGGGGCTCTCGACAACGGTTCTGCCTATCAACAGGCCGGTGCAAGCGCTGACATTATCAACCACCTGGAATGGGTGAGCGACTATTTCCTGCGTGCTTATGATGATAAGGGCACCGCAACCCTTGCTGATGATGTGTTCTATGCCCAGGTGGGGGACCCCTATGCCGATCATGCCTATTGGGGCTCCCCTGAAGATATGACGATGGCGCGCCCCAGCTATGCTGTCACCGCGCTCAACCCTGGCACAGAGGTCACCGCCGAGACCGCGGCGGCCATGGCGGCTATCTCCATGGTGATGCGCGAGGCCGGAAACATCGCCTATGCGGACCTGCTTCTTGGCCAAGCGGAAAAGCTGTTTGCCTTTTCCGAAACCTATCAGGGATCCTACAATGATTCTGTACCCAATATCGGTGAGTTCTACCGGTCTTACAGCGGGTATAATGACGAACTCGCATGGGCGGCTTCCTGGCTCCACAAGGCCACGGGAGACGCATCCTATCTTTCAAAAGCCGAGTCATTGTACTGGGGGCAGACGGATGCGTTCTCCTCCTGGGAGAACAAGTGGATGGGCACAGCGGTACTGCTGGCGGAGCAGGCCGGCAATGCGACCTACTTCCTCGATATTGCCGAGCATCTGGACTGGGCGCAGAACCTCCAGCACACGCCCGGTACGTCAACCAATGATGGCCTGATCTGGGATGGGGACTGGGGAAGCAACCGCTATGCGGCCAATACGGCCTTCTTGGCCGTTCAGCACGCGCAAACCCTGATGGCGAATGGCGCCGTGCCCGGTGACGCACAGGTGAAAGAACTGTTCGCATTCGCGGCAGACCAGATCGACTATACGCTGGGTGACAATCCCAATGGCCAGAGCTATCTGGTGGGGTTCGGTGCCGATTACCCGCTCAATCCCCACCACCGCGCAGCATCCGGTATGGATGGATGGGCTGAATATGAAAGCGCGATGCAGAACGAGCATGTTCTCCATGGCGCACTGGTGGGAGGACCCGACGTCAACGGCAACTGGAGCGATGATCGGACCGATCACATCTTCACCGAGGTTGCGACGGATTATAATGCCGCCTATTCGGGTGTGCTGGCAGCCCTGATCGACTATGATATGCTGGTCTGA
- a CDS encoding calcium-binding protein: MSINNLSVGMHAINNSWSSGSPAHEGITNQALFQLAAEGGSTIIRVPFDLSVVGPSGPPQWSVDSIGAVLQQAAALGLKVILEPGQTPPDLLPASAPLSQAPETTADLEEMSRRFGALVEAVHTQYGQYASTIAAWEVGNEPNLSFQNDGVYHGGEGDPSSSRFYVVGLDNAEAYARMLSSASNAVSQVEASLGQSITLIAAGVAHNDYAYMDRMLSTLSSLGGSVDGFSIHPYTTYDYHYRDPSSSRPTEWIGAEGAGAEQWDHYHSFQGALYQGQALLNKHGFSEADLWLTEFGVPSYLGYRNAGEAGRIDQANWYAEAFGVLDSWGNDNLKGIIAHSVLDIRYKEENDSYNGFDQTSGNDGSSSIAEGSFGLYERSSASGVISEKPVVALFEAIAGGVDFASSQYRVISRVSTDGIDVSGWGTNGVGLANGYIILTHDGDDKVIGSAYDDSLFAGDGDDTVDGGTGDDRIYGGRGDDELNGGDGDDDIYGNHGADRINAGANINRVDGGTGLDTLVLSGSASDFIITGDGRFLTASAVTGWQTTTAINVEQVYFTVEGTTVLLANGDTNAGNGGLPGSGSTPIYNPVHGTVGDDTLNGTNGKDVIFGYEGVDRIFGFDEDDRIFGGEGDDVISPGWGANEINAGAGVDTVIIDGRESDYSVSVNGLTVQVGGPGIWNLITHAEWIVFDSPEGEAKTSINVEALLASTYNQITGTAGDDYIEGTSVDDRILGSAGNDTLYGGAGDDVMQGQGGAYNQVDYDGGPTDYTFVRNDNDTVTVTSAAWGTDTLTEIDAVWFRGAGQWYAIEDLFGSSGPGDTVTGSAGDDFLSGTSGGDTILGGDGNDTLYGYLGDDLLDGQGGSYNQVDYDGAAADYLFSREPDGSVTVSHDVYGTDTLRNIDGVWFYDEERWYALDALAPENMQQASGFNTSPAQGSRFSDNMSGGSAAQTSDGSRSEPAADPEGDMLAILLDLSGIYGSVPSGGISNGVLSADDQYIRSEPIAGIMPGNILENLSFALSDTWFEPEPIGGLL; the protein is encoded by the coding sequence ATGTCGATCAACAACCTGTCCGTTGGCATGCATGCGATCAACAATAGCTGGAGTTCGGGGTCGCCGGCTCATGAGGGCATCACCAACCAAGCGCTCTTTCAGTTGGCTGCCGAAGGCGGCTCCACCATCATTCGTGTGCCGTTTGACCTGTCTGTCGTCGGGCCATCGGGCCCGCCGCAGTGGAGTGTCGATTCGATCGGCGCAGTTCTGCAGCAGGCCGCAGCTCTTGGATTGAAGGTCATCCTGGAGCCGGGTCAGACACCGCCCGATCTCCTGCCGGCCAGCGCCCCTCTATCCCAGGCGCCGGAAACGACTGCCGACCTCGAAGAGATGAGCCGCCGCTTCGGCGCGCTGGTGGAGGCTGTCCACACCCAGTACGGTCAGTACGCCAGCACCATCGCTGCATGGGAAGTGGGCAATGAGCCCAATCTCTCGTTCCAGAATGACGGCGTCTATCATGGTGGAGAAGGTGACCCTTCTTCCTCACGCTTCTACGTGGTCGGTCTCGATAATGCGGAGGCTTATGCAAGAATGCTGAGCAGCGCCAGCAACGCCGTTTCACAGGTGGAAGCCAGTCTCGGACAGTCGATAACTCTGATAGCCGCCGGCGTCGCCCATAATGACTACGCTTATATGGACAGAATGCTCTCGACCTTGTCGAGCCTTGGCGGCAGCGTGGATGGATTCTCGATCCACCCCTATACGACCTACGATTACCATTATCGAGATCCGTCCTCTTCGCGTCCTACCGAATGGATCGGCGCTGAAGGGGCGGGGGCGGAGCAATGGGACCATTATCACAGTTTCCAGGGCGCTCTTTACCAAGGGCAGGCCCTGCTCAATAAGCACGGTTTCTCGGAGGCCGATCTCTGGCTGACCGAATTTGGCGTGCCTTCCTATCTAGGGTATCGAAACGCCGGGGAAGCGGGCCGCATCGACCAGGCGAACTGGTATGCCGAGGCCTTTGGCGTTCTCGACAGCTGGGGCAATGACAATCTCAAAGGCATCATTGCCCACAGCGTTCTGGATATTCGCTACAAGGAAGAGAACGATTCCTATAACGGGTTCGACCAGACCTCCGGCAATGACGGGTCGTCTTCGATCGCGGAAGGGTCCTTTGGTCTTTATGAGCGGTCTTCCGCCAGCGGGGTGATTTCGGAAAAGCCCGTTGTCGCCCTGTTCGAGGCGATTGCAGGCGGCGTCGATTTCGCCTCGTCGCAATACCGAGTCATCAGCCGCGTCTCGACCGATGGCATCGATGTTTCCGGCTGGGGAACGAATGGCGTCGGGTTGGCCAATGGCTACATCATTCTCACCCATGACGGCGACGATAAGGTCATCGGGTCGGCCTATGACGATAGTCTGTTTGCCGGCGATGGCGACGATACGGTTGATGGCGGCACGGGCGACGACCGCATCTATGGCGGACGCGGCGACGACGAGTTGAACGGCGGCGATGGCGACGACGACATTTACGGCAATCATGGCGCCGACCGGATCAATGCCGGTGCCAATATCAACCGCGTTGATGGCGGCACCGGGCTCGACACGCTAGTGCTGAGCGGTTCAGCCAGCGATTTCATCATCACCGGCGATGGTCGCTTCCTCACGGCGAGCGCGGTCACGGGATGGCAGACCACCACGGCCATCAATGTCGAGCAGGTCTATTTCACCGTCGAGGGCACCACTGTCCTGCTGGCCAATGGCGACACGAATGCCGGCAATGGCGGTCTGCCGGGCAGCGGCTCGACGCCGATCTATAATCCGGTTCATGGCACCGTCGGCGACGATACGCTCAATGGCACGAACGGCAAGGACGTCATTTTTGGTTATGAGGGCGTGGACCGGATCTTTGGCTTCGACGAGGATGACCGCATCTTCGGCGGCGAGGGAGACGATGTCATCTCCCCCGGTTGGGGCGCCAATGAGATCAACGCCGGCGCAGGTGTAGATACTGTCATCATCGATGGGCGTGAAAGCGATTACTCCGTTTCTGTCAACGGTCTAACGGTGCAGGTGGGTGGCCCCGGCATATGGAACCTCATCACCCATGCGGAATGGATCGTGTTCGATTCACCGGAAGGTGAGGCCAAAACCAGCATCAATGTGGAGGCGCTGCTTGCCAGCACCTACAACCAGATCACCGGCACAGCGGGTGACGACTATATCGAGGGTACCAGCGTGGATGACCGTATCCTCGGCAGCGCTGGAAACGACACACTTTATGGCGGCGCTGGCGATGATGTCATGCAGGGGCAGGGTGGCGCCTATAATCAGGTCGATTACGACGGCGGTCCGACTGACTATACGTTCGTGCGCAACGACAATGACACGGTGACGGTCACCAGTGCTGCTTGGGGTACAGATACGCTGACGGAGATTGACGCCGTCTGGTTCCGAGGGGCCGGGCAATGGTACGCGATCGAGGACTTGTTCGGCTCCAGCGGTCCTGGCGACACTGTCACGGGTAGTGCGGGCGACGATTTCCTGTCCGGCACCAGCGGCGGCGATACCATTCTTGGCGGTGACGGCAATGACACGCTTTACGGCTATCTCGGAGACGATCTTCTGGACGGGCAGGGCGGCAGCTACAATCAGGTGGACTATGACGGAGCGGCTGCCGATTATCTCTTCAGCCGTGAACCCGACGGTAGCGTCACGGTGAGCCACGATGTCTATGGCACCGACACGCTGCGCAACATCGATGGTGTCTGGTTCTATGACGAAGAGCGGTGGTACGCGCTCGACGCGCTGGCACCTGAAAATATGCAACAGGCGAGCGGCTTTAACACAAGCCCGGCGCAAGGGAGCCGTTTCAGCGATAATATGAGTGGCGGCAGCGCTGCTCAAACGTCAGATGGCAGCCGGTCAGAGCCTGCGGCCGACCCCGAGGGTGACATGCTCGCCATACTATTAGATCTATCCGGGATATATGGCTCTGTACCCTCTGGAGGTATAAGCAACGGAGTTCTGTCGGCAGATGACCAATACATCCGCTCTGAACCTATTGCCGGTATAATGCCGGGAAATATTCTAGAAAACCTGTCTTTTGCGCTGAGTGATACATGGTTTGAACCGGAGCCGATTGGCGGTTTGTTATAA